In Lates calcarifer isolate ASB-BC8 linkage group LG15, TLL_Latcal_v3, whole genome shotgun sequence, one genomic interval encodes:
- the setd2 gene encoding histone-lysine N-methyltransferase SETD2 isoform X1 has protein sequence MGEPCDLKHFVKEEGSGASVKVEGLSKAALIKSLSPRVMLSNHFLHKGTKTKVNLEDQSRQKVSFSFAQTKKPLQSLFFIPASPEKSVAEPQAASSQSTSDKGGQSTDSKTEQTPMVPTSIAETPSQTVSSATKPKPDLAKIHFKKQILSVSVTEEKPTSVMPEEQLSSELQVLQKSTSNSATEFPTPQPQNVVSVCPSENAHIETSETRVTPSLKKPVASSGKDGETSSSTEQDNKVYKRKTRSHSDSAPPGSESDGDSVHISSIRKSVDSKSKTNTDSRSKEVKKSSSSSHLEEKEKSSSKRSENHERSSSYSKSERDSRHTSSRSARSDKDYRRSRSRSRSRSRASRTSSSHSRSERSRGDRGSRSERSYYHDSDRRSHRSSPRRERRRSRSRTDRTRDSSDSEDDHRKTRTRTSDSSRSSVHPSSHKESKSSYSKSEKVSKSVDSPHSLEFDKRTQSSKSERTSKRLSDSDSQRKCSPDLNSSYRKSSTHHKSETNSKSSSSSMHTHSQTYEKCQKSSSSDSEADHKGKSQGSDKSSGSEERSKDSFKKTSRPDSKQMTPSRSSVKTTGHDRQSDDMFYSSSKAPSCATTTELCSWSEKLKSDSHQDGNEDVEEMVSWTEKGLQESLSKRAKETKSGLEVENKNTSAITSSESLKHVNVALENLTNVKDSLSSDNRPHMNSNAAVLNSSSSNDSMVSSLDKKVSDHSPRPKSGPDAADTSVTHDIRQNTKPEIVELNEVDKQSDTSVPLKLESSCIESENQRSCGQQSMDTVKKSCSTTKKSRWDIVGQDASESDNSQRTLSTESKPTVKKVISVKKIEFSKDNIQQDSDIKDNIEQEAETHSTLVKQTEISKQEFGSDSTSMIDKCKDQSEPSQASTSIDHCDLKLTVSQKANTDEPLHINDTLQVDTAAKLKSWNEGDHDEKSKDSDHKSKLSKSTSLHQDAFGGQSEASDSDNSEYDSDCGEAIKRLHSVVVVPKNSSLTMDTQDKGASCSPMNISELHNANIAADMSTYDVPNQVSSQQRQGSPFIAFGETIGPCAGANDASNSGMLCQSQSNMIDSTSHSEGSSSVSALPYMASHVSAHRSATDPANSLDNSRQCEQGQHTTSSRDERMYPQYQPNNFSNSDNISDKHGFTIGWDFSQPEQPSSTYQQPDSSHGPQLPNTKLMGTSPKGQEHRHSNASWNHQSPNMQTSRKTYLHAHEHYQDSAGEIHPDSLTNDHEDYSGDKNISKTALEWSGPNTPGSSSFVQGHEISSNSRGSAVPDPPREDSFRPHRSRGPPKKRRPEIESDSDNEAEAGPAGKRERQGDTYVSKENLVKAEVHRPSLNLQDFQDANKWKDLAKSKKMPPYFDLIEENLYLTERKKSKSHRDIKRMQCECPVLPREERSRGVLACGEDCLNRLLMIECSSRCLNGVYCSNRRFQMKQHADFEVILTEDKGWGLRAAKDLAPNTFVLEYCGEVLDHKEFKTRVKEYARNKNIHYYFMSLKNNEIIDATLKGNCSRFMNHSCEPNCETQKWTVNGQLRVGFFTTKAVTAGTELTFDYQFQRYGKEAQKCFCGAPSCRGFLGGENRVSVRAAGGRMKKDRSRKSALTTVDEELEALLENGEGLYDEKQVVSLCRLMVRVETMEQKLICLKLIQDTQNPSCLKQFLDHHGLSLLWIFMVELSEAKGNSANNIKLQLEIMKTLAVLPISTKNMLEESRVLTFIQRWAQTKTLPHPAEMDGYSSENTSRAQTPLNTPDGSSTKLGPELDGDTSKPAVYRRLKIISENSLDSALSDASKASDGKEEEDDDDDEEEDESSHAGLPEGKQTKADPVCETADPMKDAIEESGKEVKEEKLEEAGMSSSSQDQDQTEEVKDKMELDLEKKDVEMKEDSSESPKDELEESKETSEEQESMEEHNSLAVTEKAELESDQPAVKVLEPENQPIQTDVADLSPEQPSEQMEVQAETQEAEKSPLGSEVQPGESNTEAPPSSEIPEASMPSEVTAAPADPSLIGTPSQDEEEGVSDVESERSQEPQVTALDISGMAARLLESWKDLKEVYRIPKKSQVEKEANDRSRDRETALTPRTASGSREREREREKERERDRDRDYDRDRDRDWDRDRDRDRDRDRDRDRDRVSDKTPRPERRRRRSVSPPSSYERSSRRTEERFDPSNSNKTPRGVGGKERNKLSTEERRKLFEQEVAQREAQKQQQLQQQQQQQLQTMAYDPAMAYASSPGFITYPPGYPIQTFVDPSNPNAGKVLLPTPSVEPTLNYEQTPPQRLISDLGLPSPSSTSQAAPVSSLSQHITTTNLTTGNPQQYAQPTVATQDAGVAVLSVPAQTAPQVQSQQSYTTLWDPTTQQAVTVQTQPAQQYATAPAQAQTQTAIYYQGQPCQTIYSIPTAYPQANTPVIQAYTEPTASYLHGQPVYPGHQQGVVVQQGSTVTTIVTSQTVQQEMIVPNNVIDLPPPSPPKPKTIVLPPNWKVARDPEGKIYYYHVVTRQTQWDPPTWEGSSDNTSVDHESEMDLGTPTYDENPSKFSTKTAEADTSSELAKKSKETFRKEMSQFIVQCLNPYRKPDCKLGRISNTEDFKHLARKLTHGVMNKELKACKNPEDLECNENVKHKTKEYIKKYMQRFGSVYRPKEDTEVY, from the exons ATGGGGGAACCTTGTGACCTTAAGCACTTCGTAAA agaggaggggagtggTGCCTCA GTCAAGGTTGAGGGCCTATCTAAGGCAGCTCTAATCAAAAGCCTGTCTCCCAGAGTGATGCTGTCCAACCATTTCTTGCATAAAGGGACCAAGACGAAGGTCAACCTGGAGGATCAGAGTCGTCAGAAAGTGTCCTTCAGCTTCGCACAGACCAAGAAGCCACTGCAGAGCCTGTTCTTCATCCCTGCCAGCCCTGAAAAGTCTGTCGCTGAACCTCAGGCTGCCTCGTCACAGTCAACCTCAGACAAAGGAGGGCAGAGTACAGACAGCAAAACTGAACAGACGCCCATGGTGCCAACATCAATAGCAGAGACACCTTCTCAAACAGTCTCTTCAGCCACTAAACCGAAACCGGACCTAGCAAAGATTCACTTCAAAAAGCAaattctcagtgtttctgtcactgaagAGAAACCAACATCTGTTATGCCAGAGGAGCAGCTCTCCTCTGAATTGCAGGTTTTGCAGAAATCAACAAGTAATAGTGCAACTGAATTCCCAACACCCCAGCCTCAGAATGTTGTCAGTGTCTGCCCGTCTGAGAATGCTCACATCGAAACCTCTGAGACAAGGGTAACCCCAAGCCTCAAGAAGCCAGTTGCTTCCTCAGGAAAAGATGGCGAGACTTCCAGCAGTACAGAGCAGGATAATAAGGTATACAAAAGGAAAACCCGGTCCCACTCTGATAGTGCTCCTCCTGGCTCAGAATCTGATGGAGATTCTGTCCATATTTCTTCCATTCGCAAATCAGTTGACTccaaaagtaaaacaaacactgacagcagaagTAAAGAGGTAAAAAAGTCTTCCTCTAGTTCACAtttggaggaaaaggaaaaaagttctTCTAAGCGGTCAGAGAATCATGAAAGGTCTTCTAGTTACTCCAAATCAGAACGCGATTCTAGACACACATCATCACGCTCGGCTCGATCAGACAAGGATTATAGAAGGTCCAGGTCAAGATCACGGTCTCGATCAAGAGCATCTCGAACCAGTTCCTCTCATTCTAGGTCAGAGAGGTCCAGAGGTGACAGAGGATCGCGCTCTGAAAGGTCATATTACCATGATTCTGACCGGAGATCACACAGGAGTTCTCCACGCAGAGAGAGAAGACGTTCTCGCTCTCGCACTGACAGAACTCGGGATAGTTCTGATTCTGAGGATGACCATAGGAAGACACGGACAAGGACAAGTGATTCCAGTAGATCGTCTGTCCATCCAAGCTCACATAAAGAGTCAAAATCATCTTACTCAAAATCTGAGAAAGTCTCTAAATCTGTAGATTCCCCTCACTCTTTAGAGTTCGATAAAAGAACACAATCATCAAAGTCTGAAAGGACTTCAAAACGATTATCAGACTCTGATTCGCAGCGCAAGTGCTCTCCTGATCTGAACTCCAGTTACCGTAAATCTAGTACGCATCACAAGTCTGAGACCAACAGCAAATCCTCTTCTTCCAGTATGCATACCCATTCTCAAACATatgaaaaatgccaaaaaagcagctccagtgaCTCTGAGGCAGATCATAAGGGAAAATCACAGGGCTCTGACAAAAGCTCTGGCTCGGAGGAGAGGAGTAAAGACTCCTTTAAGAAAACCAGTAGGCCGGACTCCAAACAGATGACCCCCTCTAGATCGTCTGTGAAAACCACTGGACATGATAGACAATCAGATGACATGTTTTACAGCTCCAGCAAAGCACCGTCATGTGCAACCACCACAGAACTTTGTTCTTGGAGTGAAAAATTAAAATCTGATTCCCATCAAGATGGAAATGAGGATGTTGAGGAGATGGTTTCATGGACTGAAAAGGGTTTGCAAGAATCACTGTccaaaagagcaaaagaaacTAAGTCAGGTCTTGAAGTTGAGAATAAAAATACCTCCGCTATAACCTCAAGTGAAAGCCTAAAGCATGTAAATGTCGCCCTGGAAAACTTGACCAATGTGAAGGATAGCCTTTCTTCTGATAATCGACCACATATGAATTCAAATGCAGCTGTCTTAAATTCAAGCAGTAGTAATGACAGTATGGTGTCCAGCCTGGACAAGAAAGTCAGTGATCATTCACCACGGCCAAAGTCTGGACCTGATGCAGCAGATACATCTGTCACACATGATATCCGGCAGAACACTAAACCAGAAATTGTTGAGCTGAATGAAGTCGATAAGCAGTCTGACACAAGTGTGCCGCTCAAATTGGAGTCATCGTGTATTGAATCTGAGAACCAGCGGTCATGTGGGCAGCAAAGTATGGATACTGTTAAAAAGAGCTGCAGTACTACCAAAAAGTCCCGGTGGGATATTGTTGGGCAGGATGCCTCAGAGAGTGATAATTCACAGAGGACACTCAGTACAGAGAGCAAGCCTACTGTGAAAAAAGTGATCTCTGTCAAAAAAATAGAGTTTTCTAAAGACAATATCCAACAAGACTCTGATATTAAAGATAATATTGAACAAGAAGCTGAAACACATTCCACACTGGTAAAGCAGACTGAGATCTCTAAGCAGGAGTTCGGCTCAGATAGCACATCCATGATCGATAAATGCAAAGACCAAAGTGAGCCTTCACAAGCAAGCACCAGCATTGACCACTGTGACTTAAAACTGACTGTTTCTCAAAAAGCAAACACGGATGAGCCGTTGCACATAAATGATACATTGCAGGTTGATACAGCTGCAAAGCTTAAGAGCTGGAATGAAGGTGATCACgatgaaaaatcaaaggacagcgATCACAAAAGCAAACTGAGTAAGAGCACATCGCTTCATCAGGATGCATTTGGAGGACAGAGTGAGGCCAGTGATAGTGACAACTCGGAGTATGACTCCGATTGCGGCGAGGCTATAAAACGATTGCactctgtggtggtggtgcCAAAGAATTCTTCCCTAACAATGGATACACAGGACAAGGGAGCTTCCTGCAGTCCTATGAATATTTCAGAACTGCACAATGCTAATATAGCAGCTGACATGAGTACCTATGATGTCCCAAATCAAGTCAGCTCTCAGCAAAGGCAGGGGAGTCCTTTCATTGCATTTGGGGAGACCATTGGTCCATGTGCTGGTGCAAATGATGCATCCAATAGCGGTATGTTGTGTCAGTCCCAGAGCAATATGATTGATAGCACCAGTCACTCTGAGGGTTCCAGTTCTGTCAGTGCTCTGCCTTACATGGCTAGTCATGTCAGTGCCCATAGAAGTGCCACAGATCCTGCCAACAGCCTTGATAATTCCAGACAGTGTGAGCAAGGGCAGCATACCACAAGCAGCAGAGATGAGCGGATGTATCCCCAATACCAACCTAACAATTTCTCAAATTCTGACAATATCAGTGACAAACATGGATTCACCATAGGTTGGGATTTTTCGCAACCAGAGCAGCCAAGTAGTACATACCAGCAGCCTGATAGCAGTCATGGGCCACAGTTACCAAACACTAAACTGATGGGAACCTCTCCCAAGGGGCAGGAGCACAGGCACAGTAATGCTTCCTGGAACCATCAATCCCCAAACATGCAGACTAGCAGAAAAACCTACCTCCATGCACATGAACATTATCAGGATTCTGCAGGTGAAATCCATCCCGATTCTCTAACTAATGACCACGAAGACTACAGTGGGGATAAAAATATTAGCAAAACAGCTCTTGAATGGAGTGGACCTAACACTCCAGGGTCATCAAGCTTTGTACAAGGTCATGAAATAAGCAGCAACAGCCGGGGCTCTGCTGTGCCTGACCCCCCTAGAGAAGACAGTTTTAGACCCCACAGAAGCAGGGGCCCTCCCAAGAAAAGGCGACCAGAGATTGAGTCAGATTCAGACAATGAGGCAGAGGCTGGGCCAGCAGGCAAAAGGGAGCGTCAAGGAGATACTTATGTCTCTAAGGAAAATCTTGTCAAAGCTGAGGTGCACCGTCCATCACTTAATCTGCAGGACTTCCAAGACGCCAATAAATGGAAAGATCTGGCCAAGTCTAAAAAGATGCCCCCTTACTTTGACTTGATTGAGGAAAACCTCTACTTAACTGAAAG AAAGAAGAGCAAATCTCATCGAGATATCAAGAGGATGCAGTGTGAGTGCCCTGTGCTGCCCAGAGAGGAGCGCTCAAGGGGAGTATTAGCATGCGGGGAAGATTGTTTAAACCGGCTGCTGATGATTGAGTG CTCATCACGGTGCCTGAATGGAGTCTACTGCTCTAATAGACGCTTTCAGATGAAACAACATGCAGACTTTGAGGTTATCCTCACAGAAGACAAAGGCTGGGGACTACGAGCAGCTAAAGACTTGGCTCC AAACACCTTTGTATTGGAATACTGTGGGGAGGTGTTGGACCACAAGGAGTTCAAAACAAGAGTGAAAGAATATGCTCGGAATAAGAACATCCATTACTACTTCATGTCTCTAAAAAATAATGAG ATCATTGATGCAACGCTGAAGGGTAATTGCTCTCGGTTTATGAACCATAGCTGTGAGCCCAACTGTGAGACTCAAAAG TGGACTGTCAATGGCCAGCTTAGAGTTGGGTTCTTCACCACCAAGGCTGTCACTGCAGGAACTGAACTGACATTTGATTACCAGTTCCAGAGATACGG CAAAGAAGCACAGAAATGCTTCTGTGGTGCACCCAGCTGCAGAGGCTTCCTGGGTGGAGAGAACAGAGTCAGTGTTCGAGCAGCTGGAGGGAGGATGAAGAAAGACCGCAGTCGAAAGAGTGCTCTCACTACG GTTGATGAGGAACTGGAGGCATTATTGGAGAATGGAGAAGGCCTGTATGATGAGAAACAGGTGGTGTCTCTCTGCAGACTAATGGTTCGAGTGGAAACCATGGAGCAGAAACTCATCTGTCTCAAGCTCATACAA GATACTCAAAATCCATCATGCCTGAAGCAGTTCCTGGATCATCATGGATTGTCTTTGCTGTGGATCTTCATGGTGGAGCTTTCTGAAGCTAAAGGCAACAGTGCCAATAACATTAAACTGCAGCTAGAG ATTATGAAGACCCTGGCTGTGCTGCCCATCTCAACTAAGAACATGTTGGAAGAGAGCAGAGTCCTGACCTTCATTCAGCGATGGgcccaaacaaaaacactcccTCACCCTGCTGAGATGGACGGCTACTCCAGTGAGAACACCTCCCGTGCTCAGACACCACTCAACACTCCTGATGGTTCCTCGACCAAACTGGGACCAGAATTGGATGGTGACACCTCCAAACCTGCTGTGTACCGTCGCCTTAAAATCATCAGTGAAAACAGTCTGGACAGTGCACTCTCTGACGCTAGCAAAGCATCTGatgggaaggaggaggaggacgatgacgatgatgagGAAGAAGACGAATCCTCGCATGCAGGACTCCCTGAGGGCAAACAGACGAAGGCAGACCCAGTGTGTGAAACTGCAGATCCAATGAAAGATGCAATAGAAGAGTCAGGGAAAGAGGTCAAAGAGGAGAAACTGGAAGAGGCAGGCATGAGTTCAAGCAGTCAGGACCAAGACCAaacagaggaggtgaaagaCAAAATGGAGTTGGATTTGGAGAAGAAGGATGTTGAGATGAAAGAGGACTCAAGTGAGAGTCCTAAAGATGAACTCGAGGAGTCAAAGGAGACTAGTGAGGAGCAGGAGAGTATGGAGGAGCACAACAGTCTGGCAGTGACAGAAAAGGCTGAACTGGAAAGTGACCAGCCTGCTGTTAAAGTCCTTGAGCCAGAGAATCAGCCCATTCAAACAGATGTTGCTGATCTGTCTCCTGAGCAGCCTTCAGAGCAGATGGAAGTCCAGGCAGAGACACAAGAGGCTGAGAAATCTCCTCTTGGCAGCGAGGTGCAACCTGGTGAATCTAACACTGAAGCTCCCCCAAGCTCTGAGATCCCAGAAGCCAGTATGCCCTCTGAGGTCACAGCAGCCCCTGCAGACCCATCACTGATAGGAACTCCTTctcaggatgaagaggaaggagtcTCAGATGTGGAAAGTGAGAGGAGCCAGGAGCCCCAGGTCACTGCTTTGGACATTAGTGGCATGGCTGCAAGGCTACTTGAAAGCTGGAAAGATCTGAAG GAGGTGTACAGAATACCAAAGAAGAGTCAGGTGGAAAAGGAAGCAAATG ATCGCAGCCGAGATCGAGAGACCGCTTTGACACCACGCACCGCTTCTGGTAGCCGAGAACGTGAAAGGGAgcgagagaaggagagggaacgcgacagagacagagattatgacagagacagagatcgAGACtgggacagggacagggacagggacagagacagagatcgTGATCGAGACCGTGATCGAGTCTCTGACAAAACACCACGCCCTGAGAGACGGAGGAGACGCTCTGTGTCACCACCCTCATCCTACGAAAGGAGCAGCCGACGCACAGAGGAACG GTTTGACCCATCTAACAGTAACAAGACACCAAGGGGAGTTGGTGGCAAGGAGCGCAACAAGTTGTCCACAGAGGAACGCAGAAAGCTGTTTGAGCAGGAGGTTGCTCAGCGGGAggcacagaaacaacagcagcttcaacagcagcagcagcagcagcttcaaacTATGGCTTATGACCCTGCGATGGCCTATGCTTCCAGCCCTGGCTTCATCACCTACCCCCCTGGATATCCCATCCAGACCTTTGTTGATCCCTCCAACCCCAATGCAGGCAAAGTACTGCTCCCAACCCCTTCAGTTGAACCCACTCTTAACTATGAACAGACTCCTCCTCAGCGTCTCATCTCAGACCTGGGActtccctctccatcctccactTCCCAAGCCGCTCCAGTCTCTAGTCTCTCTCAGCAtatcaccaccaccaacctcACCACTGGAAACCCCCAGCAGTATGCCCAGCCAACTGTAGCAACCCAGGACGCAGGTGTAGCTGTGCTTTCTGTACCGGCCCAGACGGCCCCTCAGGTACAGAGCCAGCAGAGCTACACCACTCTCTGGGACCCCACCACTCAGCAGGCTGTGACTGTGCAGACCCAGCCTGCACAGCAGTATGCCACAGCTCCAGCGCAGGCCCAGACACAGACAGCTATCTATTACCAGGGCCAGCCATGCCAAACCATCTACAGTATCCCCACCGCCTACCCTCAGGCTAACACTCCAGTCATACAG gcATACACTGAACCCACAGCCAGCTACCTGCATGGCCAGCCAGTGTATCCTGGCCATCAACAGGGAGTGGTGGTGCAGCAGGGAAGCACAGTCACCACCATTGTCACATCCCAGACTGTGCAACAG GAAATGATTGTACCCAACAATGTGATCGACCTGCCACCTCCCTCACCCCCCAAACCCAAAACCATCGTCCTACCTCCCAACTGGAAAGTGGCTCGGGACCCTGAGGGCAAGATCTACTACTACCATGTTGTCACAAG GCAAACACAGTGGGACCCTCCAACCTGGGAAGGAAGTAGCGACAACACTAGCGTGGACCATGAATCTGAGATGGACCTGGGAACTCCTACTTATGATGAGAATCCTTCCAAG